In Thermus hydrothermalis, the DNA window ACCCCACCCCCACCCCCATCAGCACGGGGATCATCTGGAAAAGCCCCCGGAAGAAGACGGCGCTCACCACCGCTCCCAAGAAGGTGGCGATGGCCAAGAGCCAGTCCTTGGCCGCCATCCCCACCGCCACCGGGGCCAGGGTCAGGCCGATGACCACGATGACGGGGCCCGTGACCACCGGGGGGAAGACCTGCCGTACCCTTTCTGAGCCGATGAGGAGGACCAGAAGGGCGAAAAGGGCATAGACGAGCCCCGCCGCCGCAATGCCCCCGCCCACTGCCGCCAGGGAAAACCCCGCCTCCTTGGCCGCCAGGATTGGGGCGATGAAGGCGAAGCTGGAGCCCAGGAAGACGGGGACCATCCGCCCCGTGACCAGGTGGAAAAGAAGCGTGCCCGCTCCGGCGGTGAAGAGGGCCACCGCCGGGTTCAGCCCGGTGAGGAGGGGCACCAGCACCGTGGCCCCGAACATGGCCACCGTGTGCTGGAGGCCCAGGATAAGGTGCCGTGGCGTCATGAGGGGCATTCTACCAATGCCCCCCGGCGGCCAAGGCCTCCCGGAACCAGAGGGGCACTTCCTTGCCAAAGCGCCTTTCGGCGAAGGCCCGGGCGAAGTCCCCGTAGGACCCTTTGCGGATGGCCTCCCGCGCGCCTTCCGTGAGGCGGTGGAGGTAGCGGAGGTTGTGCAGGGAAAGGAGAACCCCCCCAAGCATCTCCCCGGCCCGCACCAGGTGGGCGAGGTAGCCCCGGCTAAAGGTCTGGCAGGTGTAGCAGTCGCACCCCTCCTCCAAGGGGCCTTTTTCCTCCAGGAAGCGGGCGTTTTTCAGGTTGAGGCGGCCTTCGGGCACCAGGGCGCTTCCGAAGCGGCCCGTGCGGGTGGGGTAGACGCAGTCAAAGAGGTCTACCCCAAGCCCGATAGCCGCCACCAGGTCCTCCGGGTGGCCTACCCCCATGAGGTAGCGGGGGCGGCCTTCGGGGAGGAGGCGGGTGGAGAGCTCCACCGCGCGGAACATGGCCTCCTTGGGCTCCCCCACCGCCAACCCCCCGATGGCGTAGCCGGGGAGGTCAAAGCGGAGGGTTTCCTCCGTGGAAAGCCGCCTGAGCTCGAGGTCCGTCCCCCCTTGGGCGATGCCGAAGAGGGCCTGGTCCTCCCGGGTTTTGGCCCTTAGGGAGCGCTCCAGCCAGCGCAGGGTACGCTCCAAGGAGTCCTTCAGGTACGCCCGGCTTGCGGGGTAGGGAGGGCACTCGTCAAAGGCCATGACGATGTCCGCCCCCAGGGCTTCCTGGACGGCCAGGCTCCTTTCCGGGGTGAGCCGGATGAGGCTCCCGTCCAGATGGCTCTGGAAGACCACCCCCTCCTCGTCTATGCGCCTTAGGTGCCCCAGGCTCATCACCTGGAAGCCCCCGGAGTCCGTAAGCCATGGCCCCCGCCACCCGGCGAAGCCGTGAAGCCCTCCAAGGGCCCGCACCCGCTCGGGCCCCGGGCGCAGGAGGAGGTGGTAGGTGTTGGCGAGGAGGATCTGGCTCCCAATCTCCTTAAGGTCTCTGGGCAGAAGGCCCTTGACCGAGCCTTGGGTGCCCACGGGCATGAAGAGGGGGGTTTCCACCACCCCGTGGGGCGTGGAAAAACGGGCCACCCGGGCCCGGCCGCTTTGGGCTTCCACGGAAAAGGCGAAGGGCTCCATCAGGCTTTGGGGGCGAAGCGCTCCTTCACGTAGGCTTCCAGGATCTTGAGGAACTCTTGCGCAAGGTTCTCCCCCTTGAGGATGGTGAGGAGCTTGCCGTCGGCGTAGACCGGGGCCTTGGGCTCCTCCCCCGCCCCCGGCAGGGAGATGCCGATGTGGGCGTGCTTGCTCTCCCCGGGGCCATTCACCACGCACCCCATCACCGCCACCTTGAGCCCCTCCACCCCGGGGTAGCGTTTCCGCCACTCGGGAAGCCGTTCCTTGAGGTGGCGGGAAACCTCCTCGGCCAACTCTTGGAAGCGGACGCTGGTGGTGCGGCCGCACCCGGGGCAACTCGTCACCTCGGGGGCGAAGGTCCTGAGGCCCAGGGCCTGGAGGATCTCCTGGGCCACCTCCACCTCCTTGGTGCGGGGTTCGCCGGGAGCGGGGGTGAGGGAGACGCGGATGGTGTCCCCAATCCCCTCCAGGAGGAGGGGGGCCAGGGCGGCGGCTGAGGCCACGATTCCCTTCACCCCCATGCCCGCTTCCGTGAGGCCCAGGTGGAGGGGAGCCTGGGTGCGCCGGGCGAGCTCCCGGTAGACCTGGACCAGGTCAGGGGCCTTGGACACCTTGGCGGAAAGGACGATCTTGTCCTCCCCTAGGCCCATCTCCAAAGCCGCCTCGTAGGCCCGCACCACGCTTTCCACCAGGGCCTCTAGCACCACCTCGTGGGCGCTTTTGGGCTCCGGGCGCCGGGCGTTTTGGTCCATGAGCTCGGTGAGGAGGGCGGGGTCCAGGCTCCCCCAGTTGCCGCCGATGCGGATGGGTTTGCCCAGGTCCAGGGCGATGCGCACCATCTCGGCGAAGTGCTCGTCCTTGTGCCGTCCCCGGCCCAGGGTACCCGGGTTGATGCGGAACTTGTCCAGGGCCTCGGCCATCCGGGGGAACTTCCTGAGGAGGAGGTGGCCGTTATAGTGGAAGTCCCCCACCAAGGGCACGTCTATGCCTTCGGCCAAAAGCCTTTCCTTGATCTCGGGCACCGCCTGGGCGGCGGCCTCGTCGTTCACCGTGAGGCGGACGATCTCGCTCCCCGCCCGGTGAAGCGCTGCCACCTGGCGGAAGGTGGCCTCCACGTCGGCGGTGGGGGTGTTGGTCATGGACTGCACGGCGATAGGGTGGGCGCCCCCTAGGGGGATGCGCCCCACCCAGACCGTGGGGGTGGGCCGTCTCATCCCTCCCATGCTAGCGGAAACAGGCTTGAGCGGTTTGGGGGCCAGGCGCTATTCCAGCTCCATCCCCATGATGTGGTACCCGGCGTCCACGTAGACCACCTCCCCCGTGATGCCGCTTGCCAGGGGGGAGAGGAGGAAAAGCCCCAGGTGGCCCACCTCCTCCTGGGTGACGTTCCGCTTGAGGGGGGCGGTCTGGGCCACCCGGTCGTACATCTTGGTGAAGCCGGGGATGCTCCTTGCCGCCACGGTGCGCACGGGGCCGGCGGAGATGGCGTTTACCCGCACCCCCTTGGGGCCAAGCTCGTAGGCCAGGTAGCGCACGCTCGCCTCCAGGGCGGCCTTGGCGATGGCCATGACGTTGTACTTGGGCACCACCTTCTCGCTGGCGTAGTAGGTGAGGGTGACGATGCTCCCGCCCTCCTGGAGAAGGGGTTCCGCCCGCTTCGCCACCGCCACCAGGGAGTAGGCGGAAACCTCCAGGGCCAGGAGCCAGTCCTGCCGCCGGGTGTCCAGATACCGCCCCTCCATGGCCTCCCGGGGGGCGAAGGCGATGGCGTGGACCAGGTAGTCTAGGCTTCCCCAGGCCTCCTTTAGGCCGGCGAAGAGGGCGTCCAGCTCGGCGTCTTGGGTCACGTCCGCCTGGAAGAGGAGGGCCCCGCCCAGGGCCTCGGCGAGCTTTTCCGCCTCGGTCCGAAGCCGTTCCCCTTGGTAGCTTAGAGCCACCTCGGCCCCCGCTTGCCTTAGCTTTTCGGCGATGGCGTAGCCCAGGCTCCGCTGGTTGGTAACCCCCATGACCAGGGCCCTTTTGCCGGAAAGGTCCAGGGTGAGCATGGGGGGATTATACCCCTTGGAGGACAGGAAAACCCTCTTGGGCGGCGGCTTGGGCGAGGCGCAGGTCCAAGGTGACAAGGGGCAAAGGGGTGGGTACGTTGCTCGCCACCACGCAAAGGGCTGCGAGCTGAAGGGCGTCCAGGGTTCGTAGGGGGTAAGCCTGGAGAAGGCGTATAGCTTCCTTGCGCACCCCTTCTGTGGGCAGGACCTCGTGCCAGGCGTTTTTAAGACGCCGCAAACGCTTCCGCGCCAGGGTGTAGTCCCTTTCCCCTAAGGCTCCTTGGCGCCTACGCCGGTTTAGGGCCGATAGCGCCTCCACCTCGGAAAGCCAGAACACCAACATCTCCCCGTCTTCGGCGAGAAGGCGCTTCGCCCATTGCGAAGAGGCTTCCTGCACCAAGAGGGGGACGATGGCCGAGGTATCCCAGAACCTCACCCCTCCTCCCTTTCTTCCAAAAGGGCCTCGAGCACGCTCTGCTGGCTAGAGGGAAGGGGAAGGTCTTCTAGTTGGGCTTTTCCCTTTCCCCGGCGTAGGAGTCCCCGCTCTTCTAGGCGGAAGAGCGCCCCTTTGGGGGTTTCCGGGACCAGGCGGGCCACGGTTACCCCCTGGTCCAGGATAAGAACCTCCTCCCCGGCTTGGACCTCTTTGAGGAGCTCCTCTAGCCGGCTTTGCGCTTCCTGCAGGGAAACCGCCCGCACGGGTCTATCCTACCCCAATCGGAAGGATCCGTGTTAGGATCAGGCTATGCCCCTGGAAGCCTACGGCACGTGGGAAGAGGCCTTAGCCCGGCTTGGGGAAAGCCGCAAGGCCCTCCTGGCCCTCCTCCAGGAGGCGGAGGCCTCCTGGCTCGTCACGCCCCTTAGGGTGGGGGCCTGGACCCCCCTCATGGTGGCGGAGCACATCGCCTTGGTGGAGGAGTCCACCGCTCGGGTGCTCCGGCGGCTAAGGCGCCTGGCGGCGGGGGAAAGCCTTCCCCCGGTGCCCTTCGTCCCCGGGGAGTACAAGGACGGCAAGCCTCAGGCCCCCGAGGGGGTGAGGCCCAAGGGGGGGTTATCCCTGGAGGAGGTGCTGGACCTCCTCCAACGGGCCCGGGGCTTCCTCCTGGAGGAGGCCAAGAAGGCCGACCCTCACCACCCCGCCACCTTCCCCCACCCCTTCTTCGGGGAGCTCAACGCCTTGGGCTGGGTGCGGGCCGCCGCCTACCACGAGGCCCACCACCTGAAGGCCCTTCAGGAGGCCTTCTCCCGGTAGCGGGCGTACCAGGCGTTGAGGGCAGCGGGGGATACCCCCCGGATCACCTCCGTCCTGCCGTCCCACTCCAGGACCACCCCGGCGGTGGGGCTTCCCGCAAGTTCCGCCACCTTTTTCGCCGCCTCCTGGTCCTCCCGGGCGTTCACGAAGGTGAAGGGCACGCCCTTTTGCGCCAGGAACATCTTCACGATCTCGCAGGGGCCGCACCCCGGGACGCCGTAGAGCCGCACCATACCCCTATAGGGTAGCAGAGGGCGGGCCCTAGGGGCCACCCTCCCTTACAATCTTCCCTATGCGCCTGGTGGACCGCCACCCCGAGGTGGACCTGGAGGAGCTTCTGAAGAGCTTCGCCCCCCCGCCCCGCTTCCAGAAGGCCACCTTCGCCGCCTACCGCCCCGACCCCCGGTACCCCTCCCAGGCCCTGGCCAAGGAAAGGCTCCGAAGATGGGTGCATGACCGGCCTCGAGGGCTTTTCCGCCCCCGGATGCCGGGGCCCCAGGGGATTTACCTGGACGGGGGCTTCGGGGTGGGGAAGACCCACCTCCTGGTGGCCGCCTACCTCGAGGCCCCCCCGCCCAAGGCCTTCCTCACCTTTGAGGAGCTCACCTACACCCTGGGCCTCATGGGCCTGAGGGAGGGGGCGAGGCGCTTTGCCGGGCTTCGCTACCTCTTCCTGGACGAGTTTGAGCTGGACGACCCCGGCAACGCCCAGATGATCACCCACTTCCTGGCCCTCACCATGGACAGGGGCCTCAGGGTGGCCACCACCTCCAACACCCCACCCGGGGCCTTGGGGGAGGGGCGGTTCAACGCCGAGCAGTTCCGGCACCAGATCCAAAGCCTGGCCAAGCGCTTCGCCGTGGAGCGGATAGAGGGGGAGGACTTCCGCCACCGCGACCCCGAATGCTTCCCGGAGCCCCTCGCCGACGAGGCCCTCCTCGCCCTCTACCGGGAGGACCCCAGGCGGAAAAGCCTGGACGCCTTCCCCGAGCTCCTCGCCCACCTCCGCACCCTCCACCCCATCCGCTACCGCTACCTCTTCCGGGACTTGGATGTGGTCTATATCCAGGGCCTCGCCCCCATCCCCGACCAGAACGACGCCCTGCGCTTCGTGCACTTCGTGGACCAACTCTATAACCTGGGCCTCCCCTTGCGGGCTTCCGGCGTGCCCCTCAAGGAGCTTTTCCCGGAGGGCTACCGCCACGGGCCCTTCGCCAAAAAGTACGGGCGGGCGCTTTCGCGGCTTGCGGAGCTTTTGGGGTAGGATGGGGGTATGGACCTAGCGGAAAGGCTTTCGGAGTTGGCCCAGGCCCTCTCCCAGGCCAGCGCGGCGGTGGGGATCCTCGAGGCCATAGAGGAAGTGGTGGACGAGTACAAGGACGGGGAGCTTTCCCTTAGCGAGGCCATGGAGGAAATCCAGGGCCTTCTGGAGGAGTTCCAGGCGGTGCGGGCTCTCTCCGAGATGACCCCGGAGGAGCTCATGGCCCTGGCGGAGGAGGAGGACGAGGAAGGGCTACGCTCCTGATGAAGGTCACGGCCATCGTTTTGGACTCCGTGGGGCTAGGCTACCTGCCGGACGCCCCAAGCTTTGGGGACGAGGGGGCGGATACCCTGGACCACACGGTTTTGAAAACCGGGATAGCCCTGCCCAACCTTGCCGCCTTGGGCCTGGGCTGGGTGCCGGGGGTGCACACCTTGGAGCGGGCACCCCGGCCCCGGGCCGGGTTTGGCCGCATGCGGGAGGTGAACCCGGGGAAGGACACCACCACCGGGCACTGGGAGTTCGTGGGCATCCACCTGGAAAGGCCCTTCCGCACCTTCCCCGAGGGCTTTCCCGAGGAGCTTTTGCGCGCCTGGGCCGAGCGGATCGGGGTGAAGGGGTGGCTTTTAAACAGGCCTTACTCCGGCACGGAGGCCATCCGCCACCACGGGGAAGCCCACCTGAAGACGGGCTACCCCATCGTCTACACCTCGGCGGACTCCGTCTTCCAGGTGGCGGCCCACGTGGCGGTGGTGCCGCCGGAGGTGCTTTACCAATGGTGCCAGGTGGCCCGGGAGATGCTCGTGGGCGAGTACCAGGTGGCCCGGGTCATCGCCCGGCCCTTCGCCGGGGAGCCGGGAGCCTTCCACCGGTTGGAGGCCTTGCGCAAGGACTTCGCCCTGGAGCCCCCGCGGAACGTCCTGGACGTCCTCAAGGAGGGGGGCCTCGAGGTGGTGGGGGTGGGGAAGATCCCCGATATCTACGCCCACCGGGGCTTTACCCGGGAGGTGAAGACGGCGGACAACGCCGATGGTCTGGAAAAGACCCTCGCCCTCCTGCAAGAGCCCCTTTCCGGCCTCCTCTTCGTCAACCTGGTGGACTTTGATAGCAAGTACGGCCACCGCCGCAACCCCCAAGGCTACGGGGAGGCCTTGGAGGAGGTGGACCGCTTCCTTCCCCGCCTCCTCGAGGCCCTGGGGCCCGAGGACCACCTCTTCCTCGTCTCGGACCACGGGAACGACCCCACCTTCTTCGGCACCGACCACACCCGGGAGTACGGGATGCTCCTTTGGGTGGGGCCGGGGGTGGAGGGGGAGCTGGGCACCCGGGAGACCTTCGCCGACCTCGGGGCCACCTGGGTGAGGCTCTTCGGCCTTTCCTGGGAGGGCCCGGGGACGCCCATCCGCTAGCCATGCCCTTCACCTGGCGCGACCTTCTGGACATCCTCCTGGTGGCCGTGCTCTTCTACTCCCTGGGCCGGCTCATGGCCGGCACCCGGGCCCTAAACCTCGTCCGCGGGGTCCTCGTCTACCTTGGGGTCTGGTTTCTGGCGAGCCTCCTTGGGCTTTCTACCCTGTCTTGGCTCCTGGGAAACGCCGCCACCTTGGGGGCTTTCGCCCTCATCGTGGTCTTCCAACCGGAGCTTAGGGGGCTTTTGGAGCGGCTTGGCCGGGCCCAGGGGCCACGGGCCCCCTCCTTGGCCCTGGAGGAGCTTCTTCTCGGGCTTTCCCGCCTTTCCGAAAGGCGCTACGGGGCCTTGATCGCCCTAGAGCGGCGCACCCCCTTGGGGGAGTACGCCGCCACGGGGGAGATTCTGGAGGCCAGGCTTTCCGCTAGGCTTTTGGAAACCCTCTTCTACCCCGGCACCCCCCTGCACGACGGGGGGGCCATCCTCCGGGGGGACCGGGTCTTCGCCGCCGGGTGCGTCTTCCCCCTTTCCGAGGCGCGGCTTGGCCTGGGCACCCGGCACCGGGCCGCTTTGGGGCTTTCCGAGGTTTCCGACGCCCTGGTCCTGGTGGTGAGCGAGGAGACGGGGGCCATCCGGCTCGCCGAGGGGGGGAGGCTTTCGCCCCCCTTGGCCCTCGAGGCCCTGCGGGAACGGCTCAAGGAGGTTATCCGTGCGTGAGTGGGGCGGCTTCCTCCTGGCGCTTTTGGCGGCCTTAGCCCTTTGGTACTCCTTGCGGGAAAGGGCCCCGGTGGTGGAGCGGGCGGTGAGCGTTCCCTTGCGGGTGGTGGGCCTGGAAGGGGAAAAGGTGGCGGAGGGCGTGCCCAAGGAGGTCCTCCTGCGCCTAAGGGGCCCTGCCCCCCTGGTGGAGGGCACCCCCCTGGTTTCCGCCTACCTGGACCTTTCCGGGGTGGAGGGGGCCTTTGCCCGGGAGGTGCGGGTGGCGGTGCCCCAGGGGGTGGAGGTCCTGGAGGTGCGCCCAGCCCGGGTGGAGGGAAGGGTGGAGGCGGTCCTAAGCCGCACCCTCCCCGTGGAGGTCCTGGCCCAAGGGGCCTGGGTGGAGACCGAACCTGCCTTCGTGGAGGCCAAGGGTCCAAGGAGCCAGGTGGAGGAGGCGGTGGTGGCCCTGGGCTTAGACCTCGGGGGGGAGGAGGTGGCCCTCACCGCCTTCGGCCCGGAGGGCCCCTTGCCGGGGGTGGAGCTCAACCCCAGCCGGGTGCGCCTCGTGGCCCGGGAGGCTCCCCTTTTCCGCAAGGAGGTGCCCTTGGTCTTCCGTCCCCCAGAGGGGCTTCGGGTAGAGGACTATGCCCCCAAAACCATTGCGGTGGTGGGGCCTAGGGAGGCCCTGGAGGGCCTAAAGGAGGTGGAGGCGAGGCCCCAAGGGGGCTTCCGTCCCGGGGTGGTGGAAGGCCCCCTTCTCCTCAACCTCCCCCCTGGGGTCCAGGCGGTGGGCCAGGTTTTGGGAAGCGTGCGGCTTGCGCTACAATAGCTAGGATGATCTACCCCATCCGCCTCTATGGGGACCCCGTGCTGCGCCGCAAGGCCCAGCCCGTGCGGGACTTTTCCCGGGTGAAGAAGCTCGCCGAGGACATGCTGGAAACCATGTTTGACGCCCGGGGGGTGGGCCTTGCCGCCCCGCAGATTGGGCTTTCCGAGCGCCTATTTGTGGCGGTGGAGTACGCCGACGAGCCCGACGAGGAAGAAAGGCCCCTTCGCGACCTGGTGCGCCGGGTCTACGTGGTGGCGAACCCCGTCCTCCTCCACCGGGAGGGGGAGGTGGAGGGCACGGAGGGGTGCCTATCCCTCCCTGGCCTCTACTCCGAGGAGGTGCCCCGGGCGGAGCGCATCCGGGTGGCCTACCAGGACGAGGAGGGCACCCCCCGCACCTTGGAGCTGGAGGGCTACATGGCCCGGGTTTTCCAGCACGAGATGGACCACCTGGACGGGATCCTTTTCTTTGAGCGCCTGCCTCGCCCTAAGCGGGAAGCCTTCTTGGAGGAGAACCGGGCGGAGCTGGCCCGGATGCAGAAGGAGGCCCGGGCGCTCCTTAAGGAGCTTTCCCGGCGATGAGGGTGGCTTTCTTCGGCACCCCGGCGTGGGCGGTGCCGGTGCTGGACGCCCTAAACCGGCACCATCAGGTGGTCCTGGTGGTGACCCAGCCGGACAAACCCCAGGGGCGGGGCCTAAGGCCCACGCCGAGTCCCGTGGCCCAGTACGCCGAGGCCCACGGGCTTCCCCTCCTAAAACCCGAGCGGCTTAAGGGAAACGAGGCCTTTCTAAAGGCTTTCCGGGAGGCTGCCCCCGAGGTGGCGGTCACCGCCGCTTACGGGAAGATCCTGCCCCGGGAGGTCCTCGAGGTCCCCCCCTACGGTTTCCTCAACCTCCACCCCTCCCTCCTCCCCAAGTACCGGGGCCCGGCCCCCGTGCCCTGGGCCCTCATCCGGGGGGAGAAGGAAACGGGGGTGGCCATCATGAAGACGGAAGAGGGGGTGGACACCGGGCCCCTCTACGCCCTCTGGCGCACGGAGATCGCCCCCCACGAGGACGCCCTCACCCTTTCCGAGCGCCTACGGGACAAGGGGATAGAGCTCCTCCTCCGGGTGCTCCAGGACCTCCCCCACCTCACCCCTACGCCCCAAGAGGGCGAGCCCTCCTACGCCCCCCTCCTCACCAAGGAGGAAGGGCGGATCCGCTTTGCGGATAGCGCCCAGGCCATCTACAACCGCCACCGGGGGGTGCAGCCCTGGCCCGGGAGCTACTTCTTCCATGGGGGCAAGCGGGTCAAGGTCCTCGCCCTGCGGCCCGAGCCCGGGGAGGGGGAGCCTGGGGTGGTGCAGGCGGTGGACCGGGAAGGGGTCTTGGTGGGCACCGGGGAGGGACTTATCCGCCTCCTCCAGGTCCAGCCCGAGGGCAAGCGCCCCATGCCCGCCGCCGACTGGGCCCGGGGGTACGGGGTCGTCCCCGGGACCCGGCTCGGCTAGAACTCCTCGTCCCACTCCACGATGGTCTCGCTCGTCAGGGTGGTGGCGGGGCGCTCGGCGGTGCCCGGCACCTCTTCCCCCCGTTCCTTCAGAAGGCCGAACTGGGCGGCGATGCCCCTAAGCCCCGCCCCGGCGAAGGCCACCACCAGGAAGACGGTGAGCCCCCAGGCCAGGTACGGGATGAGGCCCTGACCGATGGAAAGGTTGGCGAGGAAGCCCAGGAAGGGCAGGTTGCCGTAATCGGCCATGACCGAGCCGAAGTAAGAGAGCCCCTCAGCCAAGATGGGCAGGAAGAGGAAAAGGAAAGCCAGGCCCAGGAGGTTCCAGTACACGTTCCGCCCGCCGAAGGTGAGGCGGATAAGGTAAAGGGGAAAGAGGCTTAGGGCAGCTGCCAGGAGGAAGAAAACGGCCCGAGGAACCCCCGCCGTTTGGGCCAGGAGAAGCTTCAGAAAGAGCCAGGGGTTTTGGCTGGGACCCTGGCTAAAAGTTCGCTTTAGCTCTTCCAGGGCTTCGTATACCACCAGGGCGTCTAGGGCGCGGATACCCGTTGCCCCTGAGAGGTGGACCAAGGTGCGGGAAACCTGGTCGGTAAGGGTGGGGTGGATTACGGCGAAGACGGGCTCGAGGTCGGCGCGGAACCGCCACAGTGCGCGGTCTAAGTGGTACCTTCCCTCGGCGAGGTTGCCCCGCCCCAAGGTAGCGATGGCGAGACCCACCTCTGCTTGCACTTGGTTTAGGGCTTCCAACAGTTCAAAGTTGTAGTTGTAGCCCAAGGTGTAGGCTTGGCGGCGCACCGCCTCCGCTGTAGCCCGGTCCATCCAAGGGGGAGTATAGAAGGTCTCCACCGAGGAGCTTGCTGGGGACGTTTCCGCAGGCGGAGTAGGGGAGGGTTGGGGAGGACGGGAGGGTGGGGCGGATGGGCTCGGGGAAGGTGGGTTTTGGGCAGGAGGGGGGGTGGTTTGCGTGCGAGGGATAGCGGCCAGGAGGGCCTTGCGCCAGGCGGCCACCTGGTTCAAAAGCCGCTCCACCTCGGGGCGGAACGCTTCCCCGGCAGAAACCTTGGCCAAAGCCTGGATGAAGTCCTGGGCCTTCAGGGTGCTTTGCGGGCTATCCTGGACCACCAAAAAGCGGGCGTAGGCCCGGGCCAGGGCCAGGTAAGCCTCGGGTCTCGAGGCCGCCCCCAAGGCCTTGCTTAGATCCTCGGCCATCGCCTGGAGGAAAAGGGCCTCGAGGCGGCGCCTGGCCTCCTCGGCCCCCAAGCCTTGGACCCCTTGGAGGAGGGAGGGGGATAGGCCCGTGGCGCGCGCCAGGCGGCTTAGGTAGGCGGGCTTATCCTGGGCTCCCGCCTGGAAGAAGCCGTCGTAAAGCGCCTTGCCCATGAGGTGGCGGACGAGGAGGAGGCGGGCTTCTAGATCGGCCCGGCTTTTCTGCACCACCGCCTGCCGTAGGCCCTCGAGGTTATTCAAAATGGCGTCCCGGATCACGGAAGGAAGGCCCTCCGCCTCCTGGCGCAAGAGGCTTTGCGCCCGGTCCAAGGCGGCCAGGGCCTGGGTGGGGTTGGCGAGGCCCACCTGGGCCAGGGCTTCCTCCAGGCGGTCGTACGCCTGGGGCAGGGGAGCGGCTAGGGCCGGAAGGACAAGGGCCAGAACCAGGGAAAGCCATCCTCTCATCCGCTGACCTCCCTAAAGGGTACAAGCCGCCTAAGGGCGTGGAGCAGGCGGCCGATGTTGGTGTCCTTGCGGGCCAGAAGGCCCACGTACCCGAGGCTTAAGGGCCTTAGGGCCACCAGGTTTTCCTGGAGGAGGGCGTAGAAAACCCCGTAGCCTTGGCGGGCGAGGAGGTGATGAACGAGGTCCAAAGGGATGGGCTCCCCGGCGAAAAGCTCCTCCTTGCCGCCTTTGCCGGCCACCACCACCCCCAGCACCCCCTCCAGGCGGGCAAGCCGCCTCGCCAGGTGCTCCCGGGCGGCGGGGTTCTCGAGGTCCACCACCTCCTCCAAGAGGGCTTCCTCTTCCTCGGTTTCCTCGTCTTCCCCTTGGACCTCCTGGAGGGCGAGTTGTTTTAGTTCCCGCACCAAAGCCTTAA includes these proteins:
- a CDS encoding CdaR family protein, which gives rise to MREWGGFLLALLAALALWYSLRERAPVVERAVSVPLRVVGLEGEKVAEGVPKEVLLRLRGPAPLVEGTPLVSAYLDLSGVEGAFAREVRVAVPQGVEVLEVRPARVEGRVEAVLSRTLPVEVLAQGAWVETEPAFVEAKGPRSQVEEAVVALGLDLGGEEVALTAFGPEGPLPGVELNPSRVRLVAREAPLFRKEVPLVFRPPEGLRVEDYAPKTIAVVGPREALEGLKEVEARPQGGFRPGVVEGPLLLNLPPGVQAVGQVLGSVRLALQ
- the def gene encoding peptide deformylase, encoding MIYPIRLYGDPVLRRKAQPVRDFSRVKKLAEDMLETMFDARGVGLAAPQIGLSERLFVAVEYADEPDEEERPLRDLVRRVYVVANPVLLHREGEVEGTEGCLSLPGLYSEEVPRAERIRVAYQDEEGTPRTLELEGYMARVFQHEMDHLDGILFFERLPRPKREAFLEENRAELARMQKEARALLKELSRR
- the fmt gene encoding methionyl-tRNA formyltransferase, which produces MRVAFFGTPAWAVPVLDALNRHHQVVLVVTQPDKPQGRGLRPTPSPVAQYAEAHGLPLLKPERLKGNEAFLKAFREAAPEVAVTAAYGKILPREVLEVPPYGFLNLHPSLLPKYRGPAPVPWALIRGEKETGVAIMKTEEGVDTGPLYALWRTEIAPHEDALTLSERLRDKGIELLLRVLQDLPHLTPTPQEGEPSYAPLLTKEEGRIRFADSAQAIYNRHRGVQPWPGSYFFHGGKRVKVLALRPEPGEGEPGVVQAVDREGVLVGTGEGLIRLLQVQPEGKRPMPAADWARGYGVVPGTRLG